A window from Branchiostoma lanceolatum isolate klBraLanc5 chromosome 9, klBraLanc5.hap2, whole genome shotgun sequence encodes these proteins:
- the LOC136442111 gene encoding uncharacterized protein encodes MAKICTRNIWRKLKLDRGPFAVVCGCMLFPCFCGLFLYFTPLAIGTTATALASSSLSFKNATCTTISSEYRGTVKCEGFHDRYPCLLVKVSYNQVLNDTATETEGFLYYDESEITGDKRCSVDLCGGDSDSGYWVELGRLTAFNKTYGKTNATYSCLYNPSNTSQVLARRTASRALIFLSFVWTSVVSLCIRTNIFENKLLLHMNDF; translated from the exons ATGGCAAAGATCTGTACAA GGAATATTTGGAGGAAGCTTAAGCTAGACCGAGGACCTTTTGCTGTCGTCTGTGGCTGTATGCTCTTTCCCTGTTTCTGTGGTCTTTTTTTATACTTTACTCCGTTAGCAATTGGAACCACCGCCACGGCGCTAGCATCTTCATCGCTATCGTTCAAGAATGCCACGTGTACGACAATATCGTCTGAGTATAGAG GCACGGTGAAATGTGAAGGGTTTCACGATCGCTACCCCTGTCTGCTCGTGAAAGTGAGCTACAACCAGGTACTCAACGACACGGCTACAGAAACTGAAGGGTTTCTGTACTATGACGAGTCAGAAATAACAGGTGACAAg CGGTGTTCTGTCGACCTTTGCGGCGGCGATTCGGACAGCGGATATTGGGTAGAATTAGGGAGGCTAACAGCTTTCAACAAGACCTACGGCAAGACGAATGCAACCTACAGCTGTCTGTACAACCCTTCAAATACATCG CAAGTGTTGGCGCGAAGAACAGCCTCACGTGCGCTGATCTTCCTGAGCTTTGTCTGGACTTCGGTAGTTTCATTATGTATT CGAACAAACATCTTCGAGAACAAGTTGCTCTTGCACATGAATGATTTCTAA
- the LOC136441986 gene encoding lysocardiolipin acyltransferase 1-like, giving the protein MVWKRGPVGGVLFVALACLSYLFGTMYIVTPWFPLMLVRPVWYRWVVDKLIAWYWIFLVALLELVYGVKVRITGDSIKPGERTLLIMNHRTRLDWMFLWMYLIRRGQLSKEKIVLKNELRKIPGAGWGLETGCFMFITRRWEEDEKIMKKILDYLASIGHKTQLLLFPEGTDLTEYTRQRSDAYAEKYNLPKYDYVLHPRTKGFVYIAEKLIKEHNLDAIHDVTVGYPDGKAQKEADLLAGRFPEEVHFHVRRHPLNTLPTTPGELEQWCTTLWAQKELQLKEFYQKKAFPDTNVLEGGKPGDPLRELKMRVVLWLSILFFVTVILVVPYMMVTSTSFFISAAIICAFYMAQRAVFGGAEHFQVDLYNTFHKK; this is encoded by the exons ATGGTTTGGAAGAGGGGTCCAGTGGGAGGGGTGCTGTTTGTGGCCCTGGCGTGCCTGTCCTATCTGTTCGGTACCATGTACATCGTGACGCCGTGGTTCCCCCTGATGCTGGTACGGCCTGTCTGGTACAGATGGGTGGTGGACAAGCTCATCGCATGGTACTGGATTTTCTTAGTG gCACTACTAG AGCTGGTGTATGGTGTAAAAGTACGCATCACAGGAGACAGCATCAAACCAGGGGAGAGAACTCTCCTGATCATGAACCACAGGACAAGACTTGACTGGATGTTCCTCTGGATGTATCTCATCCGCCGGGGACAGCTGTCAAAGGAGAAGATCGTCCTCAAGAACGAGCTGAGGAAGATTCCTGGGGCAG GTTGGGGTTTGGAGACCGGATGTTTTATGTTCATCACGCGAAGATGGGAGGAAGACGAAAAGATTATGAAGAAGATTCTGGACTATCTGGCATCTATCGGACATAAAACACAACTGTTGCTGTTCCCCGAAGGCACGGACTTGACCGAATACACGAGGCAAAGAAGCGACGCATACGCCGAGAAGTACAACCTTCCTAAGTACGACTACGTCCTGCATCCGAGAACTAAGGGGTTCGTGTACATCGCAGAGAAGCTCATCAAAG AGCACAATCTTGACGCAATCCATGACGTCACGGTTGGCTATCCTGACGGGAAGGCTCAGAAGGAGGCGGACCTGCTCGCCGGCCGCTTCCCGGAGGAGGTTCACTTCCACGTGCGGCGTCACCCCCTCAACACCCTCCCCACCACCCCCGGGGAACTCGAGCAATGGTGCACCACCCTCTGGGCACAGAAGGAGCTGCAGCTCAAGGAATTCTACCAGAAGAAGGCGTTTCCTGACACAAACGTGCTGGAGGGAGGAAAACCGGGCGATCCGCTTAGAGAACTGAAAATGAGAGTCGTTCTTTGGCTTTCAATACTTTTCTTCGTGACTGTGATCCTTGTAGTACCGTATATGATGGTAACTTCAACATCCTTCTTCATTTCAGCCGCCATTATCTGTGCCTTTTACATGGCGCAGCGCGCTGTGTTCGGTGGGGCAGAGCATTTCCAGGTAGATCTGTACAATACGTTCCACAAAAAGTAA
- the LOC136442557 gene encoding uncharacterized protein, whose amino-acid sequence MPPAVPTCPEGMAYEGDPIHDCMSCDLCMKFPNTGVCSTQKCIDFLRQSVTDSVTDALQLSSQEEITDRPPTEQAAWIWPVVAVCLALSVALVVGAVVTVVILRRKKQRDEVILGNRKKKRDAQPVPLPDVTVEKLNFPVENTEPPSSDTLDLQHAMTSSENVDLSGDED is encoded by the exons ATGCCGCCCGCCGTTCCCACCTGTCCCGAGGGGATGGCGTATGAAGGAGACCCGATACACGACTGTATGTCCTGTGATCTGTGCATGAAGTTTCCCAATACCGGGGTCTGCTCAACACAGAAGTGTATAG ATTTCCTGCGACAGTCAGTCACAGATAGTGTCACAGATGCGCTACAACTGTCCTCTCAGGAAGAGATCACAG ACAGACCACCAACCGAACAGGCAGCGTGGATCTGGCCGGTTGTGGCCGTGTGTCTTGCCCTGTCGGTCGCCTTGGTGGTGGGAGCTGTGGTTACGGTGGTTATTCTCCGGAGGAAGAAACAACGGGATGAGGTTATCTTGGGTAACCGCAAAA AGAAGAGGGACGCCCAGCCAGTACCCCTTCCAGATGTGACAgtagaaaaattgaatttccCAGTGGAGAACACAGAACCACCGTCCTCGGACACACTGGACTTGCAACATGCCATGACTTCATCTGAAAACGTCGACCTGTCCGGGGACGAAGACTGA